Within the Ensifer canadensis genome, the region GTTTGCCGACGTGCTGCCGCCGGTTCTAAGAGCGATCTTTATCGCCGAGTGGGATCTCGAAGAACCCACGAGCCCGTTTTCGGGAAGGACGGCTATGACGCTCGAAGTGCAAGCGCTGCGTGGAGACCACAATATTTCGCCGGATACGGCAATTGCCGATGTGGCGGCAGCCTTGCGGAAGAACGTCGACGAAGCGAAGCTCGATCGCGTATTGGCCCATTTGCCGGCCGGTGCCGCCGACTACTGGCGTGCATGAGCCAAGGAGTTCCCTGCGTGAACAGCTACGTCGCGCTGCTCTATAGTATCGTGCTCAGCGAAGGGCGGCGCGTTGTGATGGGTGATCTGAAAGCCATGGCCGAGCGGCTCGGTCACCGGTCACCGCGCACACTCGCCGCCACGGGCAACCTGTTGTTCGAAACGGACAGGGTTGCCGTCGGAGAGCTGGAGGCGGCGCTCGAGACGGCATTCGCCGAGACGTTCGGCCGGCAGGTCGACATCATCGTTCGTCCTGGTTCCGATTGGCTGAGGCTTGCCGCAGCCAATCCGTTTCGCGTTGAAGGCGAGGAGGACGGCACCCGCGTCCATGTTCGCGTGATGCGCGAGCCGCTTTCCGGCGCCGTGCCTTCGGATTTCGAACGCTATTGCACTGCCGGCGAGCGTCTGGCGGTCGTCGATGGCGACCTTTGGGTTCATTTCACCGGCCAGGCAAGCGAATCGAAACTGCTCGGCGCCTTGACCAAAAAACGTCTCGGCATCGGCACGTTCCGCAACTGGAACACGGTTAAGGGCCTCGCCGCGATGCTTCGTGCATCCTGCATGTTTCCTTAAATCCTATTCGATTTAAGGATAAAAACATGCAGCCATTCAAAGTGCTACAGCGACCTTTGCGCGTCTGATAAGACGCGCGGCGCTGTAGGCTGTCCTTGCCTTTACTCCGTTTCGAAAAACCTCTATCAGGCCTGCGTCAAATAGCCGGCGGAAGCCGGTCAGTCATACCACACCATACCACCCGCATTCGTTGGCGGGACTGGATAGGAGATCATGATGTCGAATCCCGTTTCCCTTACATTTCCTGATGGCTC harbors:
- a CDS encoding DUF2267 domain-containing protein; translated protein: MNAMTIPMEYRQASVDFDRFITDARDISGLQTTNQAYTMVQAVLQTFRRRLDVEDAILFADVLPPVLRAIFIAEWDLEEPTSPFSGRTAMTLEVQALRGDHNISPDTAIADVAAALRKNVDEAKLDRVLAHLPAGAADYWRA
- a CDS encoding DUF1697 domain-containing protein; translated protein: MNSYVALLYSIVLSEGRRVVMGDLKAMAERLGHRSPRTLAATGNLLFETDRVAVGELEAALETAFAETFGRQVDIIVRPGSDWLRLAAANPFRVEGEEDGTRVHVRVMREPLSGAVPSDFERYCTAGERLAVVDGDLWVHFTGQASESKLLGALTKKRLGIGTFRNWNTVKGLAAMLRASCMFP